A window of Macaca thibetana thibetana isolate TM-01 chromosome 7, ASM2454274v1, whole genome shotgun sequence genomic DNA:
TCTGGGGTCTTAACCATCTTCTTCATCATCTGTTTCtatcttcctctttcctcttttcacattttccactttcttcctcctcttcatcctcatccatcttcatcttcatcaaGTCCaaattcttcttcctcctcactgACTTCATCTTTGTCATCATCCCCTTCTacatcttcttcatcttcctcttcatCCAACTCCTCTTCTTCACCATCCTCATCCTCCTCGTCTTTCTCATCTTCTCCTTTCTAGCCATTGTAACTTTTTCAAAGGTTCCAAGGTGCTGATATCTTTCAGTTTATTTCCACTTAAGTTTAGATGTGTGAGATTTGGAAGTTTTTCTGCAAACATATTCAGACCTCCAAAGATTCTATTTTCACTGAGTACAAACTTTTTCAATTTAGGCAGCTTGGGGAGATTTGAAATTGAAATCAAGCCTACATTTATTAAACGGAGGAACTCTAAGTTCACAAATTCAGCTGTTAAGCTCTCAATTTTCCAGTCATTTGATTTGCAGTTGTCCAAGACATGTTCTCCAACCCTCTTTAAACACTCTTACCTCTCACTTGAAAAACGTCGAGCACACCAGGTAAACCCTGATGGACGAATTCCCACAAGTTCGCGACTTGTTAACCACAGCCACCTGAGGGCACGAAACCCGGCTGCTCGCGGGACTGGAAGCGGGTGCGGGGGCCACGCGGGCCCGCCCTCAGCGGGAAAGCCACTCACCCGCGGGGGCGTCCGCCCGCAGCGCCATCTGGCCCGGCGCAGGTCCATGAGGGATTTCCGGCTGCGGGCAGTCGCGCTAAACCCCGGGAGACCAAAGGGGCGCTTCCTCCAGGCCGGACCAGCGCACACGCAGCCGCGCCTCACGAGGGCAGCACCGGGCTGCACTAGTGAGGCCAGAGGCTGCAGGACCCGCGAGCGGAGCCTAGCTGAGGTCCGCCCCAAATCCCCAAGAgagaatgtatttttattgaaCTTATGTGAATAAAAATACTCATGaataatttctgaattttggAAGAATCAAGTAGGGAGAAGAAGCCGTTGCTTCTATTTTTGTATGCGTTACCAAATTGTTATAAACTATAGATAGCTTATGAGATAAAATTTCCTGAAATCTGGAAAACATTTAAGTAAAGAACCAATAAGGTTTTAAGTAAGAGTCGtaagaacattatttttatcaattGCTTAGtttcatgattttgttttgttttgcttgatgtTAATTAGCAGTTTTATGAACCCACTGGTTTTTTAATTAGGGCTCTGGAAATTTTGATTGAGTccgttgatctttttttttttttttttttttgagacggagtctcgctctgccgcccaggctggagtgcagtggccggatctcagctcactgcaagctccgcctcccgggttcacgccattctcctgcctcagcctcccgagtagttgggactacaggcgcccgccaccgcgcccggctagttttttgtattttttagtagagacggggtttcaccgtgttggccaggatggtctcgatctcctgacctcgtgatccgcccgtctcggcctcccaaagtgctgggattacaggcttgagccaccgcgcccggccgagtccGTTGATCTTAAAGTTATCAGATATCTGTGTTCAAGAGCCCTTGTTAGAGCGTTTTCCATGAAAAGCAATTTTAGACTATAGCTGATTGCAatacttttaaagaagaattcaCAACAGTAATTACAGATGACAAAAACTTAGAATAGCCATGATTAAAATCTGATGAAAGCTCTCAGTTgacaaagaaatttatttatttatactactGCAGTATTTTACGATAACAACCAGAATCATGATTGACAGTGTCACATCAggacttttataaattttttataatcttttataaattttatataatcctTAGAATACTCACTTTAATAAGATAGCCACACAAATACAGCTTTAGAAAACCTTCAACATAGCAATAAAATTATGGCTTTTGATAAATTAACAgattttaataacattaaataatttttgaaactttatATTAATAGCATACCTCTAATTGTAACTGAAAGAAGATCCAGCATCACTTACCATTTGGCAATGCCTCCCATACAATTTACCTAAGTCTAATCATTTAGTATCTCTGCAAGATAGAGAGACATTTTTTGAGGCTCTCTGGAGGCCCACCCAGAAAATCCCAGTTAATTTTAGGTCAAAAAGAGATAATTTAGAATATTGATTCTGGGGAAAACTGCCAAAGATATTAAAAGGTTCAAAACAGTTGATCAAAAGAGAATCACAGGCCCCAGCCcccatggtggttcatgcttgtaatcccaatattttgggaggtcaatgcaggaggccagaagttcaacaccagcctgggcagcatagcaaaatcctgtctttacaaaaaattttaacaaataaaaataattttaaaaaacagaatcacCAGTCACTATAAAATAAGTTATTCATTATTCAGAGTGATAAAAGACTCAAAAGCAGCACAGAAAGTTGCATGGATATTAAAATCTTAACCTCTTTAAGGCCCAGTTTTCCTAAATAATCAAAACTTAATAAAGACAATGGAGGTATTATCTtcatataatgtaaaatatatatatatatattttaaggccAATTaccaaaaaggtaaagaaaaatctCCTGTAGTGTGATTGCTCCTCCTTAGGTGAAGCCCATTTAGATAACCTGGAACTCAAATTAATCAGACACATGAAGGGTATATCCCAGATTATGACTGTATGCTATTTATAGAGGAATGTAAACAAGAGAACTAGTACCTTGACCAGGAGAATTCTTGGCTCTTAGTAATAGCATGACAAGCTTCCTGGTTTCATGGAACAATTCAGACACATCAAGAAAAGCCAAGAGTATGGAATCAAATTATATTGGAGGAAAACATTGCTTTTCTAGACCTCCAAAATAAAATGTCAGCATCAGGTCATAACAACGGagttaaaactgaagaaaatgttACAGCAGTTGGCCAGGCCCAGTGtttcccacctgtaatcctggaaTTCTGGAAcactgaggtcagaggatcacttgaggccaggagttcaagaccagctctggcaacatagtaagaccttgtctccacacacacacacaagttacaGCAGTTGACAAAAAGGTTGAAGGAGAGAGTTATCACCAGAGCCAAGCAAAATGATACACCTTTTCAAGCGAAGAAAGAGCAGAAGGCAATGATGTATGTCCTACAAATCATATGTGGTGAGGTATAGCAAAAGTTGAACTTCTAACATACAAGTCTGAGaagtttcaaaaaggaaaattttaccTCAAGAAATGAAGTTACCATTCTGAATAAAAAACACAGCATTTTCTAACCTGAAACTAGATAAACTAATTAGATATCTGGATGAAATAGAAACTGTCTGTAGTTTAGAAGATGGCTATTAAATAAATGGGtttcagaattaaaaatcaaaacctctTGCAATTCTACTAAGAGCAAATCAATACTTTAAGAAAATCTTGTTTTTACACAGAGAaccatattttaacattttggattaatgcatttttaaggtccaatttcaatctttagaactacttttaaataatttccttcCAATTATAGCCAATTTGATCATACAAACAATTccttctataaattatttttgatgaaaCTTACTGCAACCTACTCAGACCACTGATGACATACTTGGGCTTTCTGCATTTTCCTATACTTCCTCTATCTTAAATAATGAATTACTTTACTGTAGGACAAAATTTACCATGCAAgattctttcttatttaaaattattctcttttctttttcatgttttttaccaaaaacacattttcatgtttataacttttctttacatttctctc
This region includes:
- the LOC126959323 gene encoding LOW QUALITY PROTEIN: uncharacterized protein LOC126959323 (The sequence of the model RefSeq protein was modified relative to this genomic sequence to represent the inferred CDS: inserted 4 bases in 2 codons), whose protein sequence is MTTRSEAIGQEIIHEYFYSHKFNKNTFSLGDLGRTSARLRSRVLQPLASLVQPGAALVRRGCVCAGPAWRKRPFGLPGFSATARSRKSLMDLRRARWRCGRTPPRVSGFPAEGGPAWPPHPLPVPRAAGFRALRWLWLTSRELVGIRPSGFTWCARRFSKHVLDNCKSNDWKIESLTAEFVNLEFLRLINVGLISISNLPKLPKLKKFVLSENRIFGGLNMFAEKLPNLTHLNLSGNKLKDISTLEPLKKLQWLEXGEDEKDEEDEDGEEEELDEEEDEEDVEGDDDKDEVSEEEEEFGLDEDEDXDEDEEEEESGKCEKRKEEDRNR